The window GCAGAATAAATGTCAATGCTGCTCCCATGACAGTTGATGATTACAGGGAGCTAAAGAAGTCAGGTATCGGCACCTACCAGCTCTTTCAAGAAACCTATCATAGGGAGACTTACAAGAAGATGCACCCCACAGGCATAAAAAGAGATTATGATTGGCGCATATCAGCCATGGACAGGGCTATAGAGGCGGGAATTGATGATCTGGGAATTGGAGCCTTACTTGGGCTTTATGACTATAAATATGAAGTCCTTGCCATGCTCCAACATTCAGACTACCTGTTGAACAAGTATGGTATCGGTCCCCATACCATTTCTGTGCCAAGGCTGCGTCCTGCCTTTGGATCTTTAATACAGGAAGCCCCCTATCCAATAAGTGATATGGATTTTAAAAAGCTGGTTGCTGTTTTAAGGCTTGCAGTACCATATACGGGAATTATCCTGTCAACACGTGAAAGTGAAGCATTAAGAGATGAGCTCTTAAGTCTTGGTGTGTCTCAGATTAGTGCCGGCTCCAAGACAGGTCCTGGGGGATATGGTCATGAAGAAGAAAATGCCGAGCAATTCTCTAGTAGTGATCATAGATCCTTGAGTCAGATGATCAAGGTAATCTGTGATTCCGGCTATATTCCCAGCTTCTGCACAGCCTGTTATAGACGCTGCAGAACCGGCAAAGACTTTATGGATCTGGCCAGACATGGTGACATTCATATTTTCTGTCAGCCAAATGCCATCTTGACCTTCAAGGAAAACCTTTTAGATTATGGAACTCCTGAAAATATTTCCCAGGGAGAGGTTGTTATCCAGAAGGCTTTAGGCGAAATTGAGAATGATAGACTAAAAGAGGCCACCCTTGAAAAGCTTGATTTAATTAACAAGGGGCAGCGGGATTTATATTTTTAATTGTCAACTTGTGGCATGATTGAACCATGAAAAGTAAAATAACTTAAAAGCTGAAACAGGGAGTGAACACCATGGAGGGTTTAGATACTAGATTTTCTAGATTTCAAGAATCGCTAAAAAGAGTTCAAGACGGAAGGGGCTATACTTTAGAAGACATTGTTACCCTGCTTAAAGCAGAGGGTGAAGATAGTGAAGCACTCTTTGCAGCTGCCTTTAAGGTCAGGGAGCAGGAATTTGGGAAAGAAGTGTATTTACGGGGAATCATTGAGTTTTCCAATTACTGCAGCAAGAACTGCCTTTATTGTGGAATCAGGGCAGAGAACAGCATTCACCGCTACCGCATGACCATTGATGAAATTACAGCAGCTGCACAAGATATTAAAAATGCTGGCATTGGAACTGTTGTCCTCCAGTCAGGAGAAGATGCCTGGTGGAGCCCTGAAAGGATCATGTCCTTGATTAAAAGCATCAAGGAACAGGTGGGAATAACCATTACCCTGAGCATAGGCGAACGAAGCCGTGAGGAATATGCCCTCTATAGAGAGGCTGGAGTTGAAAGATTTCTATTAAAGATTGAAACTACTAGTAAGGACATATTTACCAGAATGCACCCTGATGACTGCCTATTCCAGCGAAAAAAATGTTCAGTCTGGTTAAAAGAACTGGGCTACATGAATGGTTCAGGGTGCATCATTGGACTGCCCGGGCAGTGTGAAAGGGATCTGGCTGCAGATATACTATGGTTCAGGGATATGGGTATGGATATGATAGGGGTTGGCCCATTTGTACCAGCTCAAAACACTCCCCTGGAAAACCATCCCCCCGGCAGCACCTTTATGACCATAAAGACTGTTGCTGTTATAAGACTAATATGCAGGAAGGCCTTTCTGCCTGCCACTACTGCTC of the Desulfitibacter alkalitolerans DSM 16504 genome contains:
- the hydG gene encoding [FeFe] hydrogenase H-cluster radical SAM maturase HydG — protein: MNCIQEDRINELLNPSAPPGRLEVKEILARARKCEGLSLEETARLLYTEDDYELQELFSTARFVKDKVYGKRVVLFAPLYTSNACTNNCLYCAFRSENKNLNRRTLNTEDIVAQAREIEKQGHKRILLVCGEDQSQTHVAHINNAVKAIYECCDIRRINVNAAPMTVDDYRELKKSGIGTYQLFQETYHRETYKKMHPTGIKRDYDWRISAMDRAIEAGIDDLGIGALLGLYDYKYEVLAMLQHSDYLLNKYGIGPHTISVPRLRPAFGSLIQEAPYPISDMDFKKLVAVLRLAVPYTGIILSTRESEALRDELLSLGVSQISAGSKTGPGGYGHEEENAEQFSSSDHRSLSQMIKVICDSGYIPSFCTACYRRCRTGKDFMDLARHGDIHIFCQPNAILTFKENLLDYGTPENISQGEVVIQKALGEIENDRLKEATLEKLDLINKGQRDLYF
- the hydE gene encoding [FeFe] hydrogenase H-cluster radical SAM maturase HydE; its protein translation is MEGLDTRFSRFQESLKRVQDGRGYTLEDIVTLLKAEGEDSEALFAAAFKVREQEFGKEVYLRGIIEFSNYCSKNCLYCGIRAENSIHRYRMTIDEITAAAQDIKNAGIGTVVLQSGEDAWWSPERIMSLIKSIKEQVGITITLSIGERSREEYALYREAGVERFLLKIETTSKDIFTRMHPDDCLFQRKKCSVWLKELGYMNGSGCIIGLPGQCERDLAADILWFRDMGMDMIGVGPFVPAQNTPLENHPPGSTFMTIKTVAVIRLICRKAFLPATTALETLEEKGQLKALKAGANVIMLNYTPQTYKSNYKIYSNKKAIKLEKALETIEQAGLARVIDSNQNNQRDGSAV